The following are encoded together in the Erwinia sp. E602 genome:
- the thyA gene encoding thymidylate synthase produces MKQYLALMQHVLDHGTPKNDRTGTGTLSVFGHQMRFNLQEGFPLVTTKKCHLRSIIHELLWFLNGDTNIAYLKENKVSIWDEWADENGDLGPVYGKQWRSWGAPDGRQIDQLTKVVEQLKSDPDSRRIIVSAWNVGELDEMALAPCHAFFQFYVADGKLSCQLYQRSCDIFLGLPFNIASYALLVHMMAQQCDLQVGDFVWTGGDTHLYSNHLEQTRLQLTREPRTLPQLIIRRKPDSLFDYRFDDFEIEGYDPHPAIKAPVAI; encoded by the coding sequence ATGAAACAGTATCTGGCGTTAATGCAGCACGTGCTTGACCACGGCACACCGAAAAACGATCGCACCGGTACCGGTACGCTGTCGGTTTTCGGCCACCAGATGCGTTTCAATTTGCAGGAAGGGTTTCCGCTGGTCACCACCAAGAAGTGCCATCTGCGCTCGATTATTCATGAGCTGCTGTGGTTCCTCAACGGCGATACCAACATCGCCTACCTGAAAGAGAACAAGGTCTCGATCTGGGATGAGTGGGCGGATGAAAACGGCGACCTCGGGCCGGTGTATGGCAAGCAGTGGCGCAGCTGGGGCGCGCCGGACGGCCGCCAGATCGACCAGCTGACGAAGGTGGTTGAGCAGCTGAAATCTGACCCGGACTCGCGGCGCATTATCGTCTCTGCCTGGAACGTCGGCGAACTGGACGAGATGGCGCTGGCCCCGTGCCACGCCTTTTTCCAGTTCTACGTAGCGGATGGCAAACTCTCCTGCCAGCTGTACCAGCGCTCCTGCGATATCTTCCTCGGCCTGCCGTTCAATATCGCCAGCTATGCGCTGCTGGTGCATATGATGGCGCAGCAGTGCGATCTGCAGGTGGGGGACTTTGTCTGGACCGGTGGCGATACCCACCTCTACAGCAACCATCTGGAGCAGACGCGTCTGCAGCTGACCCGTGAACCGCGCACGCTGCCGCAGCTGATCATCAGGCGTAAACCGGACTCGCTGTTCGACTACCGCTTCGACGATTTTGAGATTGAAGGTTACGACCCGCATCCGGCGATTAAAGCCCCGGTGGCGATCTGA
- a CDS encoding DUF2509 family protein has product MMATNEANVAMSNGGEPGWRRGEAAAPNGSETRAIGQQRGGGTLLMVVILLMMGSLLLHATRRQLSDNLSLVAGEGRYYRESAAAASALAWGERLNWPQTGGWQCQRLQPQGWRACLRSGETRADNNAEPRSLLYADSGERTLALWRWLGGTAPRLRPLAHGWLDFCPLKESGACQTPAAAAGP; this is encoded by the coding sequence ATGATGGCAACGAACGAGGCTAACGTCGCCATGAGCAACGGCGGTGAACCCGGCTGGCGTCGTGGCGAAGCCGCTGCCCCGAACGGTAGCGAGACGAGGGCGATCGGCCAGCAGCGTGGCGGCGGTACGTTGCTGATGGTGGTCATTCTGCTGATGATGGGCAGCCTGCTGCTGCATGCCACCCGCCGCCAGCTCAGCGATAACCTGAGCCTGGTGGCGGGCGAAGGGCGCTATTACCGGGAGTCTGCCGCTGCTGCCTCCGCGCTGGCGTGGGGTGAGCGTCTCAACTGGCCGCAAACCGGGGGCTGGCAGTGCCAGCGGCTACAGCCGCAGGGCTGGCGCGCGTGCCTGCGCAGCGGCGAGACGCGCGCTGATAATAACGCTGAGCCACGCAGCTTACTGTACGCCGACAGCGGTGAAAGAACGCTGGCATTATGGCGCTGGCTGGGCGGAACCGCACCACGTCTGCGCCCTTTAGCCCATGGCTGGCTGGATTTTTGTCCGTTGAAAGAGAGTGGCGCCTGCCAGACACCGGCCGCGGCAGCAGGGCCTTAA
- a CDS encoding YgdI/YgdR family lipoprotein translates to MKLMTGAAAIGIAMLLSGCSSSYVMATKDGQMIMTDGKPQIDKETGLVQYTDESGHEKQINGDEVSSIVER, encoded by the coding sequence ATGAAGTTGATGACTGGCGCAGCGGCGATCGGCATAGCGATGCTGTTGAGCGGCTGCAGCAGCAGCTATGTAATGGCGACCAAAGACGGGCAGATGATTATGACCGACGGTAAGCCGCAAATTGATAAAGAGACCGGGCTGGTGCAGTACACCGACGAGTCCGGTCATGAGAAGCAGATTAACGGCGACGAGGTTTCCAGCATCGTTGAGCGCTAA
- a CDS encoding prepilin-type N-terminal cleavage/methylation domain-containing protein: MQPDSDLRRAHQQGGRLIPEPASDRPDQQGFSLIETLVALLLFSLSFSALMQYQLALADGFQRQWQQRSAWRNAHQLLLGQAVPGGWQGQRLQQPGPAGCQLLTARVVSPAGRRAELTQLRCAESPGFGSPPGG, translated from the coding sequence ATGCAGCCAGACTCTGACCTGCGCCGCGCGCATCAGCAGGGGGGCAGGCTTATACCGGAACCTGCCTCAGACCGGCCTGACCAGCAGGGTTTTAGCCTGATTGAAACATTAGTGGCGTTGCTGCTGTTTAGCCTCAGTTTCAGCGCGCTGATGCAGTATCAGCTGGCGCTGGCCGACGGGTTCCAGCGCCAGTGGCAGCAGCGCAGCGCCTGGCGCAACGCCCATCAGCTGCTGCTGGGCCAGGCTGTGCCGGGCGGCTGGCAGGGGCAGCGCCTGCAGCAGCCGGGGCCGGCGGGTTGCCAGCTGCTGACGGCGCGGGTGGTCAGCCCGGCCGGGCGGCGCGCGGAGCTGACGCAGCTGCGCTGCGCTGAGTCGCCGGGCTTCGGTTCACCCCCTGGTGGGTGA
- a CDS encoding DJ-1/PfpI family protein, with protein sequence MERREFIAKSALSLIAASIGAGASSSLFAGQPEYRHGPGQATSVGKGKRISLAFVIYPGMTPLDIIGPATMLGGDNFDIHFVWRDRNPVQGEIAHVQFIPSTTFRELKKVDVLCITGTGNPYALLKEHEMIDWLHEVGSKAEWVTSVCTGSILLGAAGLLQGYKATTHWSMIDDLKPFGAIPVSDRVVIDRNRITGGGVTAGMDFGLTLQAELAGKESAEYAQLITQYDPHPPFHSGTPQQAAPQLVKSVKKMVFDMVEARTPDWQQQMKDSVARMQRYNKA encoded by the coding sequence ATGGAAAGAAGGGAGTTTATTGCTAAATCTGCCCTGTCACTGATTGCCGCCAGCATCGGAGCCGGCGCCAGCAGTTCACTGTTTGCCGGACAGCCCGAATACCGCCATGGTCCCGGGCAGGCCACGTCTGTCGGCAAAGGCAAACGCATCAGCCTGGCGTTTGTGATCTACCCCGGCATGACGCCGCTGGACATCATCGGCCCGGCGACCATGCTCGGTGGTGACAATTTCGATATTCACTTTGTCTGGCGTGACCGTAACCCGGTACAGGGCGAGATAGCGCACGTGCAGTTTATCCCCAGCACCACCTTCCGTGAGCTGAAAAAAGTCGACGTGCTGTGCATCACCGGCACCGGCAACCCCTATGCGCTGCTGAAAGAGCATGAAATGATCGACTGGCTGCACGAGGTGGGTAGCAAGGCCGAGTGGGTCACCAGCGTCTGTACTGGCTCAATCCTGCTGGGTGCCGCTGGGCTATTGCAGGGCTATAAAGCCACCACCCACTGGTCAATGATTGACGATCTGAAACCTTTTGGCGCGATACCGGTCAGCGATCGCGTGGTGATCGACCGTAACCGCATCACCGGGGGGGGCGTCACGGCGGGAATGGATTTTGGCCTCACGCTGCAGGCGGAGCTGGCCGGCAAAGAGAGCGCCGAATATGCTCAGCTGATCACCCAGTACGATCCGCATCCGCCTTTCCACAGCGGTACGCCACAGCAGGCCGCCCCGCAGCTGGTTAAGTCGGTGAAAAAGATGGTCTTTGATATGGTTGAAGCCCGCACCCCGGACTGGCAGCAGCAGATGAAAGACAGCGTGGCGCGAATGCAGCGTTACAACAAAGCGTAA
- a CDS encoding prepilin peptidase-dependent protein — protein sequence MKKQRAEGFTLLEVLIALAVGSVLMLGATRTLPLLVQHTQRLLMQAQLQEELQQIAWRLEKALRRAGYCNGHCSGPALSIRPPPSACLLLRWDENSNGRWEGVGRDNSEFWGYRLRAGNLEMQRGVASCEGPGWEKLNDPRQIAISQFTIARHAHQLRLVLSAFAVAWPAVTLTLEQQVNAENL from the coding sequence GTGAAAAAGCAGCGGGCGGAGGGGTTTACTTTGCTGGAGGTGTTAATCGCTCTGGCAGTAGGCAGCGTGCTGATGCTCGGCGCCACGCGCACGCTGCCGCTGCTGGTGCAGCATACTCAGCGGCTGCTGATGCAGGCTCAGCTGCAGGAGGAGCTGCAGCAGATCGCCTGGCGGCTGGAGAAAGCCCTGCGGCGTGCCGGCTACTGTAACGGGCACTGTTCCGGCCCGGCGCTGAGCATTCGCCCGCCGCCGTCCGCCTGCCTGCTGCTGCGCTGGGATGAGAACAGTAACGGCAGGTGGGAGGGCGTCGGGCGGGACAACAGCGAGTTCTGGGGCTACCGGCTGCGCGCGGGCAATCTGGAAATGCAGCGCGGAGTGGCGAGCTGCGAGGGGCCAGGCTGGGAAAAACTGAACGACCCTCGCCAGATCGCTATCAGCCAGTTCACGATCGCGCGGCACGCGCATCAGCTCAGGCTGGTACTCAGCGCCTTCGCGGTGGCGTGGCCTGCCGTAACCTTGACGCTGGAGCAGCAGGTGAATGCGGAGAATTTGTAA
- the ptsP gene encoding phosphoenolpyruvate--protein phosphotransferase, whose translation MLTQLREIVEKVAAAPRLTEALDILVNEICLAMETEVCSVYLADNDRRCYYLMATRGLKKPRGRTVALAFDEGIVGLVGRLAEPINLADAQKHPSFKYIPSVKEEQFRSFLGVPIISRRQLLGVLVVQQREHRLFDESEESFLVTLATQLAAILSQSQLNALFGQYRQTRIQAIAAASGVAVAEGWVDSSQPSLENVSAASTLDSVRERERLALAMAEASAEFRRYSKRFTASLHKESAAIFDLYSHLLSDARLKKDLLAEIEAGSVAEWAVKKVIEKFAAQFASLQDSYLRERAGDLRVLGQRLLFHLDDTIQGTNTWPERFVLVADELTATTLAELPRERLAGVVVRDGAANSHAAIMVRALGIPTVMGADIQPELLKGHLLIVDGYRGELLVDPEAVLVNEYQRLISAENELSQLAEGLVEQPGQLKSGQTVKVMLNAGLSAEHEKTQGSRVDGVGLYRTEIPFMLQSGFPSEEEQVAQYQGMLQLFLDKPVTLRTLDVGADKQLPYMPISEENPALGWRGIRLTLDQPEIFLVQLRAMLRANVASSNLSILLPMITSIDEIDEAQRLIDRASQEVSEMLGYAIPLPRLGVMIEVPSMIFMIPHLRGRIDFISVGTNDLTQYLLAVDRNNTRVASIYDSLHPALLRALQTIADEAERAGIELCLCGEMAGDPMSVVMLVGMGYHHLSMNGRNVARVKYLLRHIELEEAQALARTGLAAMHTREVRSEVAAFMEQKGLGGLIRGGR comes from the coding sequence ATGCTCACACAGCTGCGCGAAATAGTTGAGAAAGTGGCAGCAGCGCCTCGTCTGACCGAGGCGCTGGATATTCTGGTTAATGAGATATGTCTGGCGATGGAAACCGAGGTCTGCTCGGTTTACCTCGCCGATAACGATCGTCGCTGCTACTACCTGATGGCTACGCGTGGGCTAAAAAAGCCGCGTGGGCGCACGGTCGCCCTGGCATTTGATGAAGGCATTGTCGGCCTGGTCGGTCGCCTTGCTGAGCCGATCAACCTTGCCGATGCGCAGAAACACCCCAGCTTTAAATATATCCCCTCGGTCAAAGAGGAGCAGTTTCGCTCGTTCCTCGGCGTGCCGATCATCAGCCGTCGCCAGCTGCTGGGCGTGCTGGTGGTGCAGCAGCGCGAACATCGCCTGTTTGACGAAAGCGAAGAGTCCTTCCTGGTCACGCTGGCGACGCAGCTGGCGGCGATCCTGTCGCAGTCCCAGCTTAACGCGCTGTTTGGCCAGTACCGGCAAACCCGCATTCAGGCGATTGCCGCCGCGTCCGGTGTGGCGGTGGCGGAGGGTTGGGTAGACTCTTCACAGCCGTCGCTGGAAAACGTCTCGGCGGCCTCAACGCTCGATTCAGTGCGCGAACGCGAACGGCTGGCGCTGGCGATGGCGGAAGCCTCGGCGGAGTTTCGCCGTTACAGCAAGCGCTTCACCGCCAGCCTGCACAAAGAGAGCGCGGCGATCTTCGATCTCTACTCGCACCTGCTCAGCGATGCGCGGCTGAAGAAAGACCTGCTGGCGGAGATTGAGGCCGGCTCGGTGGCGGAGTGGGCGGTTAAAAAGGTCATTGAGAAGTTTGCCGCCCAGTTTGCCAGCCTACAGGACAGCTATCTGCGCGAGCGCGCGGGCGACCTGCGGGTGCTTGGCCAGCGCCTGCTGTTCCACCTTGACGACACCATTCAGGGCACCAACACCTGGCCGGAACGCTTCGTGCTGGTGGCCGATGAACTGACGGCCACCACGCTGGCCGAGCTGCCGCGTGAACGGCTGGCCGGGGTGGTGGTGCGTGACGGTGCCGCCAACTCCCATGCGGCGATTATGGTGCGCGCGCTGGGTATTCCGACGGTGATGGGGGCCGATATTCAGCCGGAGCTGCTGAAGGGCCACCTGCTGATCGTCGACGGCTATCGCGGCGAGCTGCTGGTGGACCCGGAAGCGGTGCTGGTCAACGAATATCAGCGGCTGATCAGCGCGGAGAACGAACTGAGCCAGCTGGCCGAAGGGCTGGTTGAGCAGCCGGGGCAGCTGAAAAGCGGCCAGACGGTAAAAGTAATGCTCAATGCCGGCTTAAGCGCCGAGCATGAAAAAACCCAGGGCAGCAGGGTCGACGGCGTCGGCCTGTACCGTACCGAAATCCCGTTTATGCTGCAGAGCGGCTTCCCGTCGGAAGAGGAGCAGGTGGCGCAGTATCAGGGCATGCTGCAGCTGTTCCTTGATAAACCGGTGACGCTGCGCACGCTGGACGTCGGCGCGGACAAGCAGCTGCCCTATATGCCAATCAGCGAAGAGAACCCGGCGCTGGGCTGGCGCGGCATCCGCCTGACCCTTGACCAGCCGGAGATTTTCCTCGTGCAGCTGCGCGCGATGCTGCGCGCCAACGTGGCCAGCAGCAACCTCAGCATCCTGCTGCCGATGATCACCAGCATTGATGAGATCGACGAGGCACAACGGCTGATCGACCGTGCCAGTCAGGAAGTGAGCGAGATGCTCGGTTACGCTATTCCGCTGCCCCGGCTGGGGGTGATGATTGAAGTGCCGTCGATGATCTTTATGATCCCGCACCTGCGTGGGCGCATCGATTTTATCTCGGTCGGCACCAACGACCTGACCCAGTACCTGCTGGCGGTGGATCGCAACAACACCCGGGTGGCGTCAATCTACGACAGCCTGCACCCGGCGCTGCTGCGGGCGTTACAGACCATCGCCGATGAGGCAGAACGGGCCGGTATTGAGCTGTGCCTGTGCGGTGAAATGGCCGGCGACCCGATGAGCGTGGTGATGCTGGTGGGCATGGGCTATCACCACCTGAGCATGAACGGCCGCAACGTGGCGCGGGTCAAATATCTGCTGCGCCATATTGAGCTGGAAGAGGCGCAGGCGCTGGCCCGCACCGGCCTGGCCGCGATGCACACCCGCGAGGTGCGCAGCGAAGTGGCGGCGTTTATGGAGCAGAAAGGGCTGGGCGGCCTGATCCGCGGCGGGCGCTGA
- the lplT gene encoding lysophospholipid transporter LplT — MSNLATGGKPLLSKGMMAVIVAQFLSAFGDNALLFAALAVLKQLVYPDWSQPVLQMVFVATYIILAPFVGQFADGFAKGRVMMAANGLKLLGAMVICFGFDPFLGYSLVGIGAAAYSPAKYGILGELTDGETLVKANGLMESSTIAAILLGSVAGGFLADWNLTGALAACVLAYALAVAANLLIPKLPAARGGQSWRPAAMSASFFNACRTLWRNPETRFSLVGTSMFWGAGVTLRFLLVLWVPVALGISDNKTPTLLNAMVAIGIVIGAIAAAKLVTLKTVARCMPAGVLIGVAVVAFALQQQAINAYLLLVVIGVLGGFFVVPLNALLQMRGKETVGAGNAIAVQNLGENMAMLLMLGLYSLAIRLGAPPVATGVGFGALFALAIALLWGWHQLQKRRG; from the coding sequence ATGAGTAACCTGGCGACGGGCGGCAAGCCGCTGCTGTCGAAGGGGATGATGGCGGTGATCGTCGCCCAGTTCCTGTCGGCGTTTGGTGATAACGCGCTGCTGTTTGCCGCGCTGGCGGTGCTCAAGCAGCTGGTCTATCCCGACTGGAGCCAGCCGGTGCTGCAGATGGTGTTTGTCGCCACCTACATCATTCTCGCGCCGTTCGTCGGCCAGTTTGCCGACGGCTTTGCCAAAGGGCGGGTGATGATGGCAGCCAACGGCCTGAAGCTGCTGGGCGCGATGGTGATCTGCTTCGGCTTTGATCCTTTCCTCGGCTACAGCCTGGTCGGCATCGGCGCGGCGGCCTATTCCCCTGCCAAGTACGGCATCCTCGGTGAACTGACCGACGGGGAAACGCTGGTTAAGGCCAACGGCCTGATGGAGTCTTCGACCATCGCCGCGATCCTGCTCGGTTCGGTAGCCGGCGGCTTCCTCGCCGACTGGAACCTGACCGGCGCGCTGGCGGCCTGCGTGCTGGCCTACGCGCTGGCGGTGGCGGCCAACCTGCTGATCCCGAAACTGCCCGCGGCGCGCGGCGGGCAGTCGTGGCGGCCGGCGGCGATGTCCGCCAGCTTCTTCAACGCCTGCCGCACGCTGTGGCGCAACCCGGAGACCCGTTTCTCGCTGGTCGGCACCAGCATGTTCTGGGGCGCCGGGGTGACGCTGCGCTTCCTGCTGGTGCTGTGGGTGCCGGTGGCGCTGGGCATCAGCGATAACAAAACGCCGACGCTGCTTAACGCGATGGTGGCGATCGGCATCGTCATCGGTGCGATCGCAGCGGCGAAGCTGGTGACGCTGAAAACCGTGGCGCGCTGCATGCCGGCCGGCGTACTGATCGGCGTGGCGGTAGTGGCGTTTGCCCTGCAGCAGCAGGCGATCAACGCTTACCTGCTGCTGGTGGTGATTGGCGTGCTGGGTGGCTTCTTCGTGGTACCGCTTAATGCGCTGCTGCAGATGCGCGGCAAAGAGACGGTGGGAGCAGGTAACGCCATCGCGGTGCAGAACCTCGGTGAGAATATGGCGATGCTGCTGATGCTTGGCCTCTACTCGCTGGCGATCCGCCTCGGTGCGCCACCGGTTGCCACCGGCGTAGGTTTCGGCGCGCTGTTTGCGCTGGCCATCGCCCTGCTATGGGGCTGGCATCAGCTGCAGAAGCGGCGCGGTTAA
- the rppH gene encoding RNA pyrophosphohydrolase — MIDDDGYRPNVGIVICNRQGQVLWARRFGQHSWQFPQGGINPGETAEQAMYRELFEEVGLHRKDVRILASTRNWLRYKLPKRLVRWDTKPVCIGQKQKWFLLQLLCNDADINMQTSSTPEFDGWRWVSFWYPVRQVVSFKRDVYRRVMKEFASVVMPLQENTAPRNTPFRRKRG; from the coding sequence GTGATCGATGATGATGGCTACCGCCCGAATGTTGGTATCGTAATTTGTAACAGGCAGGGACAGGTGCTGTGGGCCAGACGTTTTGGTCAGCACTCCTGGCAGTTTCCCCAGGGGGGCATCAACCCAGGGGAGACCGCGGAACAGGCAATGTACCGCGAGCTTTTCGAGGAAGTCGGTTTACACCGTAAGGATGTGCGCATTCTGGCCTCCACCCGAAACTGGTTACGATATAAGTTGCCTAAACGTTTGGTGCGTTGGGACACAAAGCCGGTTTGTATCGGCCAAAAACAGAAATGGTTTCTCCTGCAGCTGTTGTGCAACGACGCGGATATCAACATGCAAACCAGCAGCACGCCGGAATTTGACGGCTGGCGGTGGGTCAGCTTCTGGTATCCGGTACGCCAGGTGGTCTCCTTCAAGCGCGACGTCTATCGTCGGGTGATGAAAGAGTTTGCCAGCGTGGTGATGCCCCTGCAGGAAAATACCGCACCACGAAACACGCCCTTTCGACGGAAGAGAGGTTAA
- a CDS encoding prepilin peptidase-dependent protein yields the protein MKILTERGFTLLEMMLVLAMVAALSSAGWHGWQRWQQRQRLDESAAQIRQLLLRLRSDANWHNAERLLWLKPGARWCLGGGPAVERCRPSSPWQLSAPWPEVRLPELSDGMGFYGKNNTAFPGHVLIASPAGERRIIVSARGRVRICAQSEERCR from the coding sequence ATGAAAATCCTGACCGAACGTGGTTTTACCCTGCTGGAGATGATGCTGGTGCTGGCGATGGTGGCCGCGCTGAGCAGCGCGGGCTGGCACGGCTGGCAGCGCTGGCAGCAGCGTCAGCGGCTGGACGAAAGCGCCGCGCAGATCCGCCAGCTGCTGCTGCGCCTGCGCAGCGACGCCAACTGGCATAACGCCGAACGGCTGCTGTGGCTGAAGCCAGGCGCGCGCTGGTGCCTCGGCGGCGGCCCCGCCGTTGAGCGCTGTCGGCCGTCGTCACCGTGGCAGCTGTCGGCCCCCTGGCCGGAAGTGCGGCTGCCGGAACTCAGCGACGGCATGGGTTTCTACGGTAAAAACAACACCGCCTTCCCCGGCCATGTGCTGATTGCCAGCCCGGCAGGGGAGCGGCGTATTATCGTTTCCGCCCGCGGCCGGGTGCGTATCTGCGCGCAGTCCGAAGAGCGCTGCCGGTGA
- a CDS encoding NADP(H)-dependent aldo-keto reductase: protein MHYHRIPHSTLEISSLGLGTMTFGEQNSEADAHAQLDYALSRGINLIDTAEMYPVPPRPETQGLTESYIGSWLKARGNRDKVVLASKVAGPVRGADASIRPGQVLDRKNIRAALDASLKRLNTDYLDLYQLHWPQRQTNFFGKLNYEYADTTAPVTLLETLEALNEQVRAGKIRYIGVSNETPWGVMRYLQLAEKHELPRIVSIQNPYSLLNRSFEVGLAEISHHEGVELLAYSSLAFGTLSGKYLNGAQPAGARNTLFSRFTRYSGEQSQLAIAEYVALAKKHGLDPSQMALAFVRQQPFVASTLLGATTLEQLKINIDSYDLTLNADVLEGLEAIHRRFTYPAP, encoded by the coding sequence ATGCATTATCACCGTATCCCCCACAGCACCCTTGAAATCAGCTCACTGGGCCTGGGAACCATGACCTTTGGCGAGCAGAACAGCGAAGCCGACGCGCATGCCCAGCTGGATTACGCCCTGAGCCGCGGCATCAACCTGATTGATACCGCCGAAATGTATCCGGTGCCGCCGCGCCCGGAAACTCAGGGCCTGACCGAGAGTTATATCGGCAGCTGGCTGAAGGCGCGCGGTAACCGTGACAAGGTGGTGCTGGCCTCGAAAGTTGCCGGACCGGTGCGCGGTGCGGACGCCTCTATCCGCCCGGGACAGGTACTGGACCGTAAAAACATCCGTGCCGCGCTGGATGCCAGCCTGAAACGGCTGAATACCGACTATCTCGATCTTTATCAGCTGCACTGGCCGCAGCGCCAGACTAACTTCTTTGGCAAGCTGAACTATGAATATGCCGATACCACCGCGCCGGTCACGCTGCTGGAGACGCTGGAAGCGCTGAACGAGCAGGTGCGCGCCGGGAAAATCCGCTACATCGGCGTGTCCAATGAAACGCCGTGGGGCGTGATGCGCTATCTGCAGCTGGCGGAAAAACACGAGCTGCCGCGCATCGTCAGCATTCAGAACCCCTACAGCCTGCTGAACCGCAGCTTTGAGGTGGGTCTGGCGGAGATCAGCCATCATGAAGGGGTTGAGCTGCTGGCCTACTCCAGCCTGGCGTTCGGCACCCTGAGCGGCAAGTACCTCAACGGCGCGCAGCCGGCCGGCGCACGCAATACGCTGTTCAGCCGCTTTACCCGCTACAGCGGCGAGCAGTCGCAGCTGGCGATTGCAGAATACGTCGCGCTGGCGAAAAAACACGGGCTGGACCCGTCGCAGATGGCGCTGGCGTTTGTCCGCCAGCAGCCGTTTGTCGCCAGCACGCTGCTGGGGGCGACGACGCTGGAGCAGCTGAAGATCAATATCGACAGCTACGACCTGACGCTGAACGCGGACGTACTGGAAGGGCTGGAGGCGATTCACCGCCGCTTCACTTACCCTGCGCCATAA
- the lgt gene encoding prolipoprotein diacylglyceryl transferase, with protein sequence MNNGYLAFPQFDPVIFSIGPVSLHWYGLMYLVGFVFAMWLAVRRANKPGSGWKKEEVENLLYAGFLGVFLGGRIGYVFFYNLPLFLENPLYLFKVWDGGMSFHGGLIGVIVVMMIFAHRTRRHFFQVADFMAPLIPFGLGAGRLGNFINGELWGRVDPNLPWAMLFPGSRSEDIALVASHPEWQSLLSTYGVLPRHPSQLYELILEGVVLFIILNLFIRKSRPMGAVSGLFLIGYGAFRIIVEFFRQPDQQLGLFSGISMGQILSVPMILAGVIMIIWAYRRRPQPKIREEK encoded by the coding sequence ATGAATAACGGCTATCTGGCTTTCCCCCAATTCGACCCGGTGATCTTCTCCATCGGGCCGGTTTCGCTGCACTGGTACGGGCTGATGTATCTGGTGGGTTTCGTGTTCGCCATGTGGCTGGCGGTGCGCCGCGCCAATAAGCCGGGCAGCGGCTGGAAAAAAGAAGAGGTTGAAAACCTGCTGTACGCTGGTTTCCTCGGCGTGTTCCTCGGCGGACGTATCGGTTATGTGTTCTTCTATAACCTGCCTTTGTTCCTCGAAAATCCGCTCTACCTGTTCAAAGTGTGGGACGGTGGTATGTCGTTCCACGGCGGCCTGATCGGCGTGATCGTGGTAATGATGATCTTTGCCCACCGCACCAGACGTCACTTCTTCCAGGTGGCTGACTTTATGGCACCGTTGATCCCGTTCGGACTGGGTGCCGGACGCCTTGGCAACTTTATCAACGGCGAGCTGTGGGGCCGCGTCGATCCGAACCTGCCGTGGGCAATGCTGTTCCCCGGCTCGCGCAGCGAAGATATTGCGCTGGTGGCCAGCCATCCGGAATGGCAGTCGCTGCTCTCGACCTACGGCGTGCTGCCGCGCCACCCTTCACAGCTGTATGAGCTGATTCTGGAAGGGGTGGTGCTGTTTATCATCCTCAACCTGTTTATTCGTAAGTCACGCCCGATGGGCGCGGTCTCTGGCCTGTTTCTGATCGGCTACGGCGCTTTCCGCATTATCGTAGAGTTCTTCCGCCAGCCGGACCAGCAGCTTGGCCTGTTCAGCGGCATCAGCATGGGGCAGATCCTCTCCGTGCCGATGATTCTGGCAGGTGTGATTATGATTATCTGGGCGTACCGTCGTCGCCCGCAGCCCAAAATTCGTGAGGAAAAATGA
- the mutH gene encoding DNA mismatch repair endonuclease MutH has product MARARGLAGYTLGELAHACGLAIPRDLKRDKGWVGMLLERCLGASAGSKPEQDFAAIGVELKTIPIDAAGRPLETTFVCVAPLTGNSGVTWLTSHVRHKLSRVLWVPVEGDRAIALPDRHVGAALLWSPDAEEERQLRRDWEELMDMIVLGQVEQITARHGDVLQIRPKAANSRALTEGIGREGQPIMTLPRGFYLKKSFTGALLARHFLL; this is encoded by the coding sequence ATGGCCCGCGCCCGAGGCCTTGCGGGGTACACCCTCGGTGAACTGGCGCACGCCTGTGGTTTAGCTATCCCGCGCGATCTGAAACGCGATAAAGGCTGGGTGGGTATGCTGCTGGAACGCTGCCTGGGTGCCAGCGCGGGCAGCAAGCCGGAGCAGGATTTCGCCGCCATTGGCGTTGAGCTGAAAACCATTCCGATCGACGCGGCGGGCCGCCCGCTGGAAACCACCTTTGTCTGCGTGGCGCCGCTGACCGGCAACAGCGGCGTGACCTGGCTCACCAGCCACGTCCGCCATAAGCTGAGCCGGGTGCTGTGGGTGCCGGTGGAGGGCGATCGGGCCATTGCGCTGCCTGACCGCCACGTCGGGGCCGCGCTGCTGTGGAGCCCGGACGCGGAGGAGGAGCGGCAGCTGCGCCGCGACTGGGAAGAGCTGATGGATATGATCGTGCTCGGCCAGGTGGAGCAGATCACCGCACGCCACGGCGACGTGCTGCAAATTCGCCCTAAAGCGGCCAACAGCAGAGCGTTGACCGAGGGGATTGGCCGCGAGGGGCAGCCGATTATGACCCTGCCGCGCGGCTTCTATCTGAAAAAATCCTTTACCGGTGCGCTGCTGGCGCGGCACTTTTTACTCTGA